ATAGCAAGATTATTTAGAGCTGCAGCAGCAGCAGAGACCGTGCATGCTCACAACCACCTTAAAGTTCTTAAAGGAATAAAAAGTACCGAAGAAAACCTCAAAGAAGCAATAGCAGGAGAAGTAGCTGAATTTAAAGAAATGTATCCTGCAATGATAAAAGTAGCCGAAGAAGAAAATAATGAAGCTGCTCTCTGGAGCTTTGATGTTGCAAATAAAGTAGAAGAAATTCATGCTAACCTTTATGAAAATGCGCTTAAAAACATTGGAAACAACGTAGAAACAGTTTATTACGTGTGTAATTACTGTGGAAACACCGTAGAAAAAGAAGCACCTGAAATATGCCCTATCTGCGGTGCACCTAAAAAAGAATTTACAAAAATAGAATAAATTAAATTTATTCTAACTACTTTTTATTTAAATTAATTTTATTTTGAAGGGCGAATTTTATTTAAATTTAGCAAGTATTCGGAGATGCTGCTTCGCCCTTCATTTTTATTATTAAAATTAATAGATATCATATTTATGGTAGTAAAAAAATAAGAATAAAGTGCAGTGGTTAAAATCGATAATTTTGGAGCCTCAAAACCAAAAATTTTACATTACAAATCTCTGATTTTCAGTTC
This genomic window from Methanobacterium sp. contains:
- a CDS encoding rubrerythrin family protein; this translates as MSTTENLKEAFAGESQANRKYLAFAKKADEEGFFQIARLFRAAAAAETVHAHNHLKVLKGIKSTEENLKEAIAGEVAEFKEMYPAMIKVAEEENNEAALWSFDVANKVEEIHANLYENALKNIGNNVETVYYVCNYCGNTVEKEAPEICPICGAPKKEFTKIE